Part of the Ammospiza nelsoni isolate bAmmNel1 chromosome 6, bAmmNel1.pri, whole genome shotgun sequence genome is shown below.
CTTTGCTTTATCTAAACAGGAGTGAGTTTTCTTCTGTGGAAACAATTCTTGTCAGCCTATTCTTTTTACCAGTGTCACAAAGATTCTGATTCTGTGAGAAAGCTTGCTAGTTATTGCTACCTTCTCAAATATCCTAAAAAGACTTGCATTTTTTTACttagaggaaaaataaagaggaatgGGCTATCTATGATTGTGACATGCATTATGGTGCTGTGATCACTGGCTGGTTTTCAGTCTCCTGGTTGAAATACCTTCCAAGTCTCCTCACTAATGAGGTCTGATGACCATCTGTCCATTGCCTTTTATAACACTTATATCAATGATTATCACAATTCAGATTTATCACAATTCAACCCAATGGAGTGCTCTGAACCAGAAAGTTACCTGTTTGCCATAGAAATTGGCGTCCCCTCTGAAAGAAGCACGAGAGCCAGTGAAAGAGAACATGGGCAGAGGTACTGGGATTGGAACGTTGACACCCACCTACACAAAGGAAAGCTGCCATATTAGTCACAAGAAATAGCAGATTGCAGAGCACTCTCCAAATgcttctgcattttgttttcttatgtctgaggctggcactgctgctgagcaggcagTGATTACAGCTGAATGGTTACCCACTGTAAATGGTGAGGGCTAAAAGCAACAATCCTAGCTGGAACGTACCTGCCCCACATCTACTAAGTGAGAATACTTCCGAGCTGTGGCTCCATTGGTGGTGAAGATTGCAGTTCCATTCCCATAGGGGTTATTGTTCACCATCTCAATGGCCTCATCCAAAGTGTCTGCTTCCAGCACCACTAGGACAGGCCCAAAGATTTCCTCCTTATAGCAAGTCATGTTTGGCTGCCAGTACAAACAGTAGAAAAAGCAGCTTGTATAAagatataataaaaatatcataGTAAATAGCATACAAGAAACACACGTGCTGTTGGTACTCATGATATTCCCAGGATTACTGGTCATACTGCATTGCCACAGGCCTTACCTCTTCACCATTTCCCATGCCCTGTCCTCTATCTAGTACACTAAAGAAGGCAGCACTTTTCATCTACAGAGTGCTTTCAGCTTTTACTGCCTGCATTACAAGGAGTACTTCATTGACACTGTGCAAGGGAAGGCTGAGCCATTTATGGCCTTTCTACCTGGTGATCATCGATTCCTGACTGATTTGGCCAACCCATTTTTCAGCTGACCCTGCAATACACCTTTGCAGGCACTGATTTTGGTCACCTTACCTTGACTTTGGCAAGGATCGTTGGTCCAACAAAATTGCCCTTTTCATAACCCTTCACTTTGACATTACGTCCATCCAGGAGAAGGCTGGCACCTTCTTTTACTCCTTTCTCAATCAGACCGCAAACCCGTTCCTTAGCCTGGGGACTGATTAGAGGCCCAAGATCTGCTCCAGGCTGGTCTCCTGTGAAGAGGCAGAGACACCAAGTTTTAACTCTGATAACTTCCTTTCCATAGGCATGTGGGAGATAACTCCACTGGcaggaaaaatctgaaaattctGATGTTTGAGACACAGAACACAGATTTGAGACATTGATGAACAGGAACAATAGCCTGCAGCTCTCATATCAATACAGAGTCACCAGAAAGCCAAAATTCAACAATAGATTAATCTCAGGAAGGAAACTTTTCCCCTTTGCAGCACTTTATTGAATATAGACAAAAAATAATTCCCCATGAATTAATAACAGTCTTGCTTTTTCAAAGCGAGACTGCTATATAAATGGCAGACATGAGTTAAACATAGGATTTAACCTCAAATCTCCAGTTAAAACAAGACTGATCCTGTAAACATTGCATCACAGTCCCACCAGCATCTGAAAACATATTCCTACCTCCAAGTCTAGAGCTGGGTTTCCCAATCCAGACAATCTGCTAGCTCCTACCCCTACACATCAATGGTGGTGCCAATAGCTCCAAGGGTCACAACACGGTATGGCAGATAAGCTGACCTATAAAGCCATGGTTGTACAGAAGTGAAGTACCTCATAAAAATTATCTCAGTCTGTACCTGCATTTACACGTAGATTTTTGGCTCTGTCTACAAGCTCTGGCAGCCATCTCTGAGCTTCTCCTACTAGAATTGCTGTAGACAGGGCCATGCAGCGTTGGCCAGCTGCTCCAAAAGCAGCTCCAACCAGCTGGTTCAAGGTGTTCTCTTTATTGGCATCAGGCATCACCACACCATGATTCTTGGCTCCCTGAAACATAACACACAGTCTCCCATTATAAACCACCCCAGACCTGTTCTTCTCCAGCCCTCTGGCAATGATTTCTTATAGTGGCTATGATTCTGCTACCAACAGGCTGGCAAGAGAGCAGCCTTATCACTTAGCTATCAGCAGCAAAgtcagcttctgctgctgagtgGTGTGGTGTCTCTTAACATTCACAGGTGACAGAGGTGGTCTATGTGCTCAAGTGTGCTCTGTTCAGAGACATTACCATGTTGGCCTGGACTCTCTTGCCATTCCGGGATCCTCTCTCATAGATGTACTCGCCAGCCTGATTGGATCCCACAAAGCTGATTGCTTTGATATCCGGGTGGTCACAAATGAAATTCACAGCTTCAAATAGGAAATAATACATTGTAACTGTGGTGCACAAATGCTTCCCTCCATTCCCACCCCCACAGCACTAAATCTATGTATCTTTCTTCTCATTGAAATTATTGCCTCTGTGTTTCCTACATTTGAGTTCCCTGAAAGCCTGTCTGTGTAACTTTTCACTCACTTCTTAGGACACATACTTCTGCCCTGTCTTCATTCTCCTGGCTCTCTTACATCTCTTCATGCTCTGGGCACCTCCCAAGGTGTCTGAGCAATGTCAAAGTGAAGTTACTGTTCTCTATTGGTATTATCATGTCCTGAAGCTACTTGTGTACTGTAAAAAATAGCATGTTATGAGCCAGGATACTGGCATCCACTGTATAGTCAGTGAGGCATTTAGTTCTTGTTTAGGCTTCCTTGTGAAACCAAGATGATTTATCTACTTATTTTAGTTGCAGTTTGGGTTGCTAAATAGAATTTGAGCACTTACATGCCTTGGGAACTCTGACCCCAATCCCCAAAATTTTGTCCACCATATCTCCTAAAAGATCTGGTGCAAGGTGACAGAAAATCTCCCACTCACCTTTCAGCTTCATCAATAGAGCTGAATATCTGTCCAAACCCATCTAACAGCAGCAGTCTCAGACTCTCCAGCTGGTACCTCCCACTGAGCACACACCACAACACACACATTTGTCATCTCCCAGGAGGGGTTGTTATTACCTTCATGCTGTCCATGGATAATATTTAGGGTCCCATCAGGGGCACCAGCATCCTGAAACAGCTTGGCAAGGAACATTAGTGCTCCTGGTACACGCTCAGACGGTTTCATCAGGAAGGTGTTTCCACAAACCATGGCCATGGGGAACATCCAAAGAGGAATCATGGCTGGGAAGTTGAATGGTGCAATGCCAGCACACACTCCCAGAGGCAGGCGGTAGGTGTGAGTGTCCATGTCCTTAGTGATGGAGGGCATGGTCTCCCCAAGGATGAGGGATGTCACACTGCAAGCGTGTTCAAccacctctgcagcaggaagggcaaATATGCTGCTGGATGATCTGTTAACAATTAGTCCCCAAACCTCCTTTTCACTACTGCCTTGACCCACCTCTTTCttccagcctcttctcccacaaCTTAAAACTCACTGTGCTCCAGAAAACCTCTCTGCCAAGCATTGTGAACAAATTATGAATGGATTTCTCTCTTGACCACACTACACATCATTATGATAGAAGCACAGACACAACAGTCCCACTACAAagtgcacaggcacagcactaTTGTACCACCTGGGACTCAACCTTAGATATCTGAAAACAGGTGAGAAGTTCTTATCCCTTTTTAGTAGTTTACAGTCACCCCTAGAAAAAGCTCTAACAACTTGGAAGTGATTTAAAGATACTCTATCTAGAAAACTCTTCAGATCAGAGCTACAATTGACACTTTTCTTTGACTAGGGGACTATAAAGGGATCAACATATACAGAACAATCAGTTGCTCAGGAGACCTCATCCCTTCCTGTGGGTTCCCAAACCCCCATTTTAACAGGAGGAGCCAGCAGCTTACGCAGGCCtcggaaaacatctccctcaGCATCAGCCAGGGTCTTCCCTTGCTCATAGGTGATGAGTTTGGAAAGTTCTTTCTGAAAATGGAAAGCACAATATTTATGAATGTTAGAAAAGTGCCCACCCATGAAATAGATTGCAAGGATAAGACAAAATTAACAGAGAGTTGAACATCACAATGAATAGACTGAACAGAATCCAGAAAAACCTATGCTGACCTATTTGCTCCTTATAAACAAGAAGCCAATAACCCACATAGGtgacattttagaaaaaatCATCCTAGGATGGCTTGTATTCTAATGCTTTCAGGTATGACACCACATACACACCAAAAAATCCATTAGGGAAACCCAAAAATATCGTAACATACTTGTCTTCATCAACTGACACATGCTCCATCAAGGCTCAAAGTTCCTTCCATGGTCTCTTGGTAAAGGGACAAATTCAGAATAATATTCCCTAAGAAGTGCAGCCTCTCTGTTACCATTGGATGGGAGGTGTTTTGCTGCAGCTCTCAACAGTGTCTCAGTTGATTCCTTGATCATGGCAACACCTCATCAAGGACTCTGTAAACCCTGAGTCTCTCAATTTAGTTCCTAAAATCAGCTGCAACACATTCAGCCACAGCCATCGCACACAGCCATGGTGTCTCACCAGATTCTCTTTGATGAGTTGTCGGTAGCGCAGAAAGATTTGCTGGCGACTCAAAACAGATGTTTCTGACCAGTTCCAAAAAGCCTTTTTGCAAGAAGCCACAGCTGCCTCCATCTCACTGGCTGTGGCTTTCGGTACACGGCCAACCACCTCATTTGTGgcctgaaacagaaaacaaattgcATCAAAACTCAGCTTTTCCCATCTGCTCCCACCAACCATTTCACAGCACACACCTAATATTCTTGTTCTACAAGGAGCTGTACTTCTGAGGGCAGAGCACAAAGGAAATGCTTTCCCTAATAGCACACAAAAGGCCTGGGCTACAACTGGAGTAGTTCTGAAAACCTGCACTCCAAATATATCAAGTTAGGCACTCAGAAAACTACAAATGCAGTGCTGATTTCCAAGCTGGAGTTGAAGTGACTTGTCTATCTTGAAACTTCTAGAGAGTATACGGCAAAAGTTTCTGTGGGCCATGGTCTTTTACCTCTCCATTGTCTTGCTTCATCTGGCTGTCCCTCTTGCACACTAAATGAGGTAAAATTCCTTAGTGAAAATCAGTACATGACTGTGCAATTGCCATTCATGTTAGCTTACCCATACCCCTAGGCCAAAGTACTATATTTACATACAACCTTAACTCTACAGTATTTTAACTTCAAGCTTTTTGCCAGTTTAACCTCCTTCTAATGTTCTCTTAAAAATTAAACCTGCTTTGACATGACAAAAATTTCAGATATCTCACTAAGAAACTACTCAaaacaagaggaagaaaattaaacaagaaCATAGCTTGCTATGTAGAGACCAAATGAGCTTCCTGAACATGACTTGCTGCTCTGATCATTTCcacaaagcaaatgaaaattgaGCTTTACAGAGAAGATTTAGAAACTGCTGTTTAAATGCTTACTAGGGAGGCCAGGAGGATCAGAATTCTGAGTGCAACCTCATTTCCATTTGTCTTTGGTGGAATACATAGACAATACAAGTGCTACTTATCTATTTTGCACTGCATAGCATCCAGCTCTGTGATTATTGTGGGTCAGAGATAGAAGCTCTCTGAAAGGAGAGAAGCTTCAGCTGTCAGgatttttcacctttttattCTGAGAGTAATATCAGCCTCTATCAGGATTTCACTTTCAGCTGGCATCAAATCACACCCAGTTGATTTCATATACAGGGTGAAAGACACCCGTCAGAAATTTGACATACTCATCACAGAGCctttctataaaaaaaaaaaaaattaaccaaaatTTAAGCTTCCTTTCTGGAGATCAGGGGCTTACTATGTGAGAGAGGTAAAGGTGATAGTAACTTATTCTGAGACAGATTTCATGTGAGAAGGAAACTGAGAAGCTGTAGTCTGCCTTAAGCTCCAAGTCCAAACCTTTCCTAAGAAAtatgtgtttttcttctgccaCATCCCTGAAGAGAGGCACAGACCTTTGTTTCACAGTGATCACGTTTACATAAGATGAGACCATTCACTTACTGGGTTGTGGATATCAATCCATTCAGTAGTTTTGGACTCAATGAACTTCCCATCAATGAAGAGTTTGGTTGTTGGCTGTGGAGGGCAAAATATTGGACAGTGAGTTATTTTTGTCTCAATGTGCCTAAAGACCAGTGTGCCGTTTTACATGCAAGCCTTCATCATTTACTGCTATGTGAATCACTAGAGTCTGGATCCAATCTTCAAGCAAGACCCAGCTAACTGCTCTCTGCCCCATTTTGCTCTCACTTTACACCAAAATGGCCAAAATTCTTTCTAAAAGCagttttagaataaaaaaaaacattgctcTGCTTATGTTCAGAATTGTTTCAATCTATTTAATCAAAACCTGAAAAACTGCAACTCATAAATGTTCAGAAGAAACAGTTAATAATTCACTTCATGGGAATTCCATGAACCCAGTGCAGACTGTACCACTGTCCCACATGCCTCCTTCCCATCAGGCCACTAAGCAGGTTCATCTTTCCAGTTTATAGCTTCAAGCAGAAAATTGGACTTTCCCCACCCCCTGCTGGGTCTAAGAGCAAGAAACCTGTATCTGTGGATTGtcctggctggcagcacagaaaccaGAACCTTCCTACTCAGTTGAAGAGGAGGGACAAGGAAAGTTTGGAATAAGAAGTTCAGGCAAACATTGAACAGAACAGAAAGCAGAGGTAAAAGCTGTGATTAGCATTAGATAGGCAACAAAACTGTaccatgcaggaaaaaaaattgtgactGTATAAATTAAGGAACTAGAAAAGATGAGTTGACATTGGTAGGTAAGGAGAGAACTAGGAGAAAGCAAGAACCAGTTAATCATGACACAAATCCATGACTTGGGGAGAAGAGGTAAGAGAAAGGGGAAATGGATCTTCTGCATGAATAACAGAAATGGGACAGGTCAACAGAACTGGGATATAAGCCCAAATATAtcagaaaactgaagaaattatGATGTGGAATTATGAAAGGGAGATGAGGACTTGGATGCTATCCAAATTGTAATGAAGAGAAAGAGATCAGAGGAAGAATCAGGAACATAAATGGTATTGGGTGGACAAGTAATGACAGTGAAAAGtggatgaaaatgaaaaaaaataagcagcAATGTTAGTTGGAACAAATTGAGAAAGCTTTGAGATGAGAAAGCTAGGATCAGAAGTATAAAATAAGTTTGTTAATGGACAAGCAAAACTTAATGATCTGGAAAGCAACACTagaagagaattaaaaaaaaaaaaaatttaaaagttgcAGATGATTATGTAGCTGGAATCACACTTGGGAAAGAGAGGCAGAAATCTGTGCCTATGAAAACACAATCTCCTCTAGAACCTGGAAGGAAGCACAGGAAATCTGAGTGCCTTGACCGAATTTCCTGATTGTCAGAAAAGCTGCTGGTCTAGCGCTGGTCTAAAGAATGACAAACTCCTATGGCTGTCAATCACTCCATTAGCTTCACTGAGGCTAATGGAAAGGAGCTGCAAACGCCAGGGCTTTATGACCCACACAGACTTCAGTGCAATAAAGttaatgtttttttcaaattgcttAGAAAGTGTATCTCAAATATCGCACATGCAACAAAAAATACTTTAAGCAAGCCAGGAAATGGTGATTAAAATGAATTGCACTTTTC
Proteins encoded:
- the ALDH6A1 gene encoding methylmalonate-semialdehyde dehydrogenase [acylating], mitochondrial: MAAVAARGAWGGPRRVALRLPRRAGAPWIASVTASFSSSVPTTKLFIDGKFIESKTTEWIDIHNPATNEVVGRVPKATASEMEAAVASCKKAFWNWSETSVLSRQQIFLRYRQLIKENLKELSKLITYEQGKTLADAEGDVFRGLQVVEHACSVTSLILGETMPSITKDMDTHTYRLPLGVCAGIAPFNFPAMIPLWMFPMAMVCGNTFLMKPSERVPGALMFLAKLFQDAGAPDGTLNIIHGQHEAVNFICDHPDIKAISFVGSNQAGEYIYERGSRNGKRVQANMGAKNHGVVMPDANKENTLNQLVGAAFGAAGQRCMALSTAILVGEAQRWLPELVDRAKNLRVNAGDQPGADLGPLISPQAKERVCGLIEKGVKEGASLLLDGRNVKVKGYEKGNFVGPTILAKVKPNMTCYKEEIFGPVLVVLEADTLDEAIEMVNNNPYGNGTAIFTTNGATARKYSHLVDVGQVGVNVPIPVPLPMFSFTGSRASFRGDANFYGKQGVQFYTQLKTIISQWKEEDATIAKPAVVMPTMGN